In Rubrivirga marina, the following are encoded in one genomic region:
- a CDS encoding DUF4861 family protein gives MRTLLTLALLASAAASAQPAVTVTVENPTTTARPDEVVEVDWAALADALPALSVNAVRAVDASGAELVSQPLDIDQDGTPEHLLVLTSLWPNETRSFRVEAAAPAEAYAPRVHVRHDDYRDDMAWESDRVAWRTYGKGLWEADEFEPLNSSGIDVWLKRTRDLVTEAWYEKGHDAYHIDTGEGADFYSVGTTLGAGGTGVWADGELHRAENFDDWRILADGPIRAVFEMDYGPFDAGDTSVRETKRIAIDAGRHLFRQEATYSAAVPAVVGLVDRPEGVVSSSRPGDGWTWVALWGPVERKNGGHGDLGTAVIVPTDAIEAIRHEGRHDLALIPATPGEPVVSYAGAGWTASGDVGSVEDWWALLDAEAARLSAPIVVTVGD, from the coding sequence ATGCGCACGCTCCTCACGCTCGCCCTGCTCGCCTCGGCGGCCGCGTCGGCCCAGCCGGCCGTGACCGTGACCGTCGAGAACCCGACCACCACCGCCCGCCCCGACGAGGTCGTCGAGGTGGACTGGGCAGCGCTCGCGGACGCGCTCCCCGCTCTCTCCGTCAACGCCGTCCGCGCCGTCGACGCGTCCGGGGCGGAGCTGGTCTCGCAGCCGCTCGACATCGACCAGGACGGGACGCCCGAGCACCTGCTCGTCCTGACGAGCCTTTGGCCGAATGAGACGCGGTCCTTCCGCGTGGAGGCCGCCGCGCCTGCCGAGGCGTACGCGCCGCGCGTCCACGTCCGCCACGACGACTACCGCGACGACATGGCGTGGGAGAGCGACCGCGTCGCCTGGCGGACCTACGGGAAGGGCCTCTGGGAGGCCGACGAGTTCGAGCCGCTCAACTCGTCCGGCATCGACGTGTGGCTGAAGCGGACGCGCGACCTCGTCACCGAGGCGTGGTACGAAAAGGGCCACGACGCCTACCACATCGACACCGGCGAGGGCGCCGACTTCTACTCCGTCGGGACGACGCTGGGCGCCGGCGGGACCGGCGTCTGGGCCGATGGCGAGCTGCATCGGGCCGAGAACTTCGACGACTGGCGGATCCTCGCAGACGGCCCCATCCGCGCCGTGTTCGAGATGGACTACGGCCCGTTCGACGCGGGCGACACGTCGGTGAGGGAGACGAAGCGGATCGCGATTGACGCCGGGCGGCACCTGTTCCGCCAGGAGGCGACCTACAGCGCGGCCGTGCCCGCCGTCGTCGGGCTCGTGGACCGGCCGGAGGGCGTCGTGTCCTCGTCGCGACCCGGCGACGGGTGGACGTGGGTCGCGCTGTGGGGGCCGGTCGAGCGGAAGAACGGCGGGCACGGCGACCTCGGCACGGCCGTGATCGTCCCGACCGACGCCATCGAGGCGATCCGCCACGAGGGCCGGCACGACCTCGCCCTGATCCCGGCCACGCCCGGCGAGCCTGTCGTGTCCTACGCCGGCGCCGGCTGGACCGCCAGCGGCGACGTCGGCTCGGTCGAGGACTGGTGGGCGCTCCTCGACGCCGAGGCCGCCCGCCTCTCTGCCCCCATCGTCGTGACCGTGGGCGACTAG
- a CDS encoding pectinesterase family protein → MTARPPFQLLGLALLAALAGFAFAPRPVHVFVAGDSTAADKRAERRPETGWAERLQSYFDTDDVRVVNLARNGRSTRTFLEEGRWASLLEEVRPGDVVLIQFGHNDQSESKPDRYTPPDAFQANLRRFVADVRAKEATPVLMTPVVRRRFDDAGRFHDVHGEYPDLTRAIAEETGAPLVDLHRSSEAALRAWGAEGSKDLFLVFGPGEHANYPDGLDDNTHFSPLGASVMARLAAEGIRDAGLGLADHLLLDAPPAWDAVVGDPAGLGPEAEGARRFETIGAALDAIPPERDGPYRVLVGDGRYREKLTVTDPEVHLVGESRDGAVLTYDAHGDTPGPDGERLGTWGSATLTVRAPGFRAETLTIENAFDYPANAALSDDDPAKVANPQAVALMLDEGSDRAVLSEATVTGYQDTFFAESGRAYVWRSLVSGHVDFLFGGGQVVFDESVIVSRDRADKNPTGYVTAPSTRVGYPFGFLFVDSRLEKEPGVEAGSVRLGRPWHPGNDSTANGSAVFVRTWMDDHVGADGYAPISGRGPDGERIWYDLEPTSRFFEWGTTGPGAHVGPRRPQLTGAQAAGYTPGHVLDGWRPARSLY, encoded by the coding sequence ATGACTGCCCGTCCGCCATTCCAGCTTCTCGGCCTCGCGCTGCTGGCCGCCCTCGCCGGCTTCGCGTTCGCCCCGCGGCCCGTCCACGTGTTCGTCGCGGGCGACTCGACGGCGGCCGACAAACGCGCCGAGCGACGGCCCGAGACGGGGTGGGCCGAGCGGCTCCAGAGCTACTTCGACACGGACGACGTCCGCGTGGTCAACCTCGCGCGGAACGGGCGGAGCACGCGGACCTTCCTCGAGGAGGGCCGCTGGGCGTCGCTGCTGGAGGAGGTCCGGCCGGGCGACGTCGTCCTCATCCAGTTCGGCCACAACGACCAGTCGGAGAGCAAGCCCGACCGCTACACGCCGCCGGATGCGTTCCAGGCCAACCTCCGCCGGTTCGTCGCCGACGTCCGCGCGAAGGAGGCGACGCCCGTGCTCATGACGCCGGTCGTCCGCCGCCGCTTCGACGACGCGGGCCGGTTCCACGACGTCCACGGCGAGTACCCGGACCTCACGCGGGCCATCGCGGAGGAGACCGGTGCGCCGCTCGTCGACCTCCACCGGTCGAGCGAGGCGGCGCTGCGCGCGTGGGGCGCCGAGGGCTCGAAGGACCTGTTCCTCGTCTTCGGCCCCGGCGAGCACGCGAACTACCCCGACGGGCTCGACGACAACACGCACTTCTCCCCGCTCGGCGCGTCGGTGATGGCCCGGCTCGCGGCCGAGGGGATCCGCGACGCCGGGCTCGGGCTGGCCGACCACCTGCTCCTCGACGCGCCGCCCGCCTGGGACGCCGTCGTCGGCGACCCAGCCGGCCTCGGGCCCGAGGCGGAGGGAGCCAGGCGGTTCGAGACGATCGGCGCGGCGCTCGACGCGATCCCCCCCGAGCGCGACGGGCCGTACCGCGTGCTCGTCGGCGACGGGCGGTACCGCGAGAAGCTGACCGTCACCGACCCCGAGGTCCACCTCGTGGGAGAGAGCCGCGACGGAGCGGTCCTGACCTACGACGCCCACGGCGACACGCCGGGGCCCGACGGCGAGCGCCTCGGGACGTGGGGGAGCGCGACGCTCACCGTCCGGGCGCCCGGCTTCCGTGCCGAGACGCTGACCATCGAGAACGCCTTCGACTACCCGGCCAACGCCGCCCTCTCGGACGACGACCCGGCCAAGGTGGCGAACCCGCAGGCCGTCGCCCTCATGCTGGACGAGGGGAGCGACCGGGCCGTCCTCTCCGAGGCCACGGTCACCGGCTACCAGGACACGTTCTTCGCCGAGTCCGGCCGCGCCTACGTCTGGCGCTCGCTCGTCTCCGGCCACGTCGACTTCCTCTTCGGCGGCGGGCAGGTCGTCTTCGACGAGTCCGTGATCGTCTCGCGCGACCGGGCCGACAAGAACCCGACGGGCTACGTGACCGCCCCGAGCACGCGCGTCGGGTACCCGTTCGGGTTCCTGTTCGTCGACAGCCGGCTCGAGAAGGAGCCCGGCGTCGAGGCCGGGTCCGTCCGCCTCGGGCGGCCGTGGCACCCGGGCAACGACTCGACGGCCAACGGGAGCGCCGTGTTCGTCCGGACGTGGATGGACGACCACGTCGGCGCGGACGGCTACGCGCCGATCTCCGGCCGCGGCCCCGACGGCGAGCGGATCTGGTACGACCTCGAGCCGACCTCCCGCTTCTTCGAGTGGGGGACGACCGGCCCCGGCGCCCACGTCGGCCCGCGGCGTCCGCAGCTGACGGGCGCGCAGGCCGCGGGGTACACGCCCGGGCACGTCCTCGACGGCTGGCGACCGGCCCGGTCGCTCTACTAA
- the bla gene encoding class A beta-lactamase encodes MLALLRVSALALLVLSACSPAPAGGRVLAEPPAQPDPGARYLVYLHGRIVEDQGERPTHPDFGTYEYRAVLEALADSGFVVLSEPRAPNTDVWAYAARVADQVRGLIEAGVPADHVTVVGFSKGGGIAVHTAARLGEPEVRFAFLAACGDGVFAPELQVSGRVLSVVEASDDLAAPSCEPLLEHAADVPQRAEVTIATGERHGAFYRPRAEWLGPVVAWARGEGIADEGPDLGALADEVERLAAPAEGRVGVGIALLGSDEAVVVGEGRHPMQSVFKLPLGMAVLAAVDRGELSLDRRVAVTLADFVSDRQHSPIRDRHPDGVELSVGELLGAAAGGSDGTAADVLLDLLGGPAEVEGFLRGIGVEGVDVAVTEKDMGRDYDAQYRNGATPAGALALLRALHAGRGLSQESRTLLLRVLTETTTGPNRLRGRLPEGTPVAHKTGTSRARDGVTAATNDVGLVTLPDGRRLAVAVFVSDSPADDATRERVIADVARAAYDAWAR; translated from the coding sequence ATGCTCGCTCTCCTCCGGGTCTCCGCTCTCGCCCTCCTCGTCCTCTCCGCGTGCTCGCCGGCGCCGGCCGGGGGCCGGGTCCTCGCTGAGCCTCCCGCCCAGCCCGACCCCGGCGCCCGCTACCTCGTTTACCTGCACGGCCGGATCGTCGAGGACCAGGGCGAGCGCCCGACCCACCCCGACTTCGGGACCTACGAGTACCGCGCCGTCCTTGAGGCCCTCGCCGACTCCGGATTCGTCGTCCTCAGCGAACCGCGCGCACCGAACACGGACGTCTGGGCCTACGCCGCCCGCGTCGCTGACCAGGTCCGCGGGCTCATCGAGGCGGGCGTGCCGGCCGACCACGTCACGGTGGTCGGGTTCTCGAAGGGCGGAGGGATCGCGGTTCACACGGCGGCCCGACTCGGCGAGCCCGAGGTCCGGTTCGCGTTCCTCGCCGCCTGCGGCGACGGGGTGTTCGCCCCGGAGCTCCAGGTGTCGGGCCGCGTCCTCTCCGTCGTCGAGGCGAGCGACGACCTCGCGGCGCCGTCGTGCGAGCCGCTCCTCGAGCACGCCGCCGATGTCCCCCAGCGGGCCGAGGTCACGATCGCGACGGGCGAGCGGCACGGGGCGTTCTACCGGCCCCGTGCCGAGTGGCTCGGCCCCGTCGTCGCGTGGGCCCGGGGAGAGGGGATCGCGGACGAGGGCCCTGACCTCGGCGCCCTCGCGGACGAGGTGGAACGACTCGCCGCGCCCGCCGAGGGCCGCGTCGGCGTCGGGATCGCCCTGCTCGGGAGCGACGAGGCCGTGGTCGTCGGGGAGGGGCGGCACCCGATGCAGAGCGTGTTCAAGCTGCCCCTCGGGATGGCCGTCCTCGCGGCCGTCGACCGCGGCGAGCTGTCGCTCGACCGGCGCGTCGCCGTCACACTGGCCGACTTCGTCTCGGACCGCCAGCACAGCCCGATCCGCGACCGGCACCCCGACGGCGTCGAGCTCTCGGTCGGCGAGCTCCTCGGGGCGGCCGCCGGGGGCAGCGACGGGACGGCGGCGGACGTGCTCCTCGACCTCCTCGGCGGCCCGGCCGAGGTCGAGGGGTTCCTCCGCGGGATCGGGGTCGAAGGCGTCGATGTGGCCGTGACGGAGAAGGACATGGGACGGGACTACGACGCGCAGTACCGGAATGGGGCGACGCCGGCCGGCGCCCTGGCCCTCCTCCGGGCCCTCCACGCCGGGCGGGGCCTGTCGCAGGAGAGCCGCACGCTCCTCCTCCGCGTCCTCACTGAGACGACGACGGGCCCTAACCGGCTGCGCGGCCGGCTCCCGGAGGGCACGCCCGTGGCCCACAAGACGGGGACGTCGCGGGCGCGCGACGGCGTGACCGCGGCGACCAACGACGTCGGCCTCGTGACGCTGCCGGACGGGCGGCGCCTGGCCGTCGCCGTGTTCGTGTCGGACTCGCCGGCCGACGACGCGACGCGCGAGCGGGTCATCGCCGACGTGGCCCGAGCGGCCTACGACGCTTGGGCGAGGTAG
- a CDS encoding ECF-type sigma factor, with protein MPRSDDRHPDRVGAVTAVLGEAAAGDLSQDELVARLLPIVYDELRGIARAQRRRYDVDGFQTTALVHEAYLRLAGHTLVPERAYVFAAAARAMRNVLVDHARRHHALKRGGGEKPMGLTTAGGLPDGDLDALAERVLDVDEALGKLAALDERAARVVECRYFGGLTFEETAAALDVSEATAKRDWRRARAWLHRALVERDPDTPGAAEGAYRPPRSDAA; from the coding sequence ATGCCCCGTTCCGACGACCGCCACCCCGACCGCGTCGGCGCCGTGACGGCCGTGCTCGGCGAGGCCGCCGCGGGCGACCTCTCGCAAGATGAGCTCGTGGCCCGGCTCCTGCCCATCGTCTACGACGAGCTCCGCGGGATCGCGCGGGCCCAGCGGCGCCGCTACGACGTCGACGGGTTCCAGACGACGGCGCTCGTCCACGAGGCGTACCTCCGGCTGGCCGGACACACCCTCGTGCCCGAACGGGCCTACGTGTTCGCCGCCGCCGCGCGGGCCATGCGGAACGTCCTCGTGGACCACGCCCGGCGGCACCACGCGCTCAAGCGCGGAGGCGGCGAAAAGCCCATGGGCCTGACGACGGCCGGCGGCCTGCCCGATGGCGACCTCGACGCGCTCGCCGAGCGGGTCCTCGACGTCGACGAGGCGCTGGGGAAGCTGGCCGCGCTCGACGAGCGGGCCGCGCGCGTCGTCGAGTGCCGCTACTTCGGCGGGCTCACGTTCGAGGAGACGGCCGCCGCGCTCGACGTCTCGGAGGCCACGGCCAAGCGGGACTGGCGCCGCGCCCGCGCGTGGCTCCACCGCGCGCTCGTGGAGCGTGACCCGGACACGCCGGGAGCTGCGGAGGGAGCGTACAGACCCCCCCGCTCCGATGCCGCCTGA
- a CDS encoding serine/threonine-protein kinase: MPPDAPADPEATRWARVAEAFDVVADLPREERPAALDRLCRSSDGQPDTALRAEVESLLAADAEATTGTDGLDLGAHDAAVLLDDGPIVGERVGPWRVVREIGRGGMGRVDLVERADGAYEQRAALKRLGLVAPSRVRRFLRERQILASLDHPGIARLLDGGVADDGAPYLVMEYAEGEPITAYADRRGLGLRARLRLFVQVCDAVAYAHRHLVVHRDLKPSNVLVGERSTPTVEDTPTGTADGVPPGARVALLDFGVARLLDADADDPLTVEGPVAPLTPGYAAPEQVAGGPITTAADVWALGVLLYELLTGRRPIEGSTREAWAEAVRTTDPRPPSGVADSTTEAKRLRGDLDAIVLTALRREPEARYASAHDLAADLRRYLAGEPVTARAPSAWYRARRFTGRHKTAVASAVLVALAVVAGGATTAWQAREARAAAAESAATADFLAGIFQGADPTASGESLLALDLLERGARRIDAELAGQSAVRAGLYLVVGDAYLGLGRPDSAVAFAQRALALRQSDGAAPDAVEAVRARLLFARGLYPIDPTGAGDVFESAVADARATGDDALVLDALETQATLAGNQVMTPQETVATLEEAVALCRRLEGEESPRLGRLLALLAMQVASAHQHGRSEPLLRQALAVLPAETEPYERSVVLLDLASLLNAMGRQDEGAAAVDEALALRRRVLGDDDVRTAEALGVRAEVAGDGPEAAERDARAGLAITERAGNQTIAIEILASLGSALMAQERYDEAAEVYRRRFERVGAVLGTDGTRYAAASGNVGRALHAAGRYDEAAAAWDESIRLTTATYGAESAVVASTYLAAGHTAAEAGDAAEAGRLYREAFDRSRAFDASSRTRAHAAMLHGRALLDLGRAEDAIGPLRSAVEARDVLSRPAHRVRSESDDDRAVALLGEALLATGSPEAAVPLLEEALPALVADLGPDDDATRRARRALDRAR, from the coding sequence ATGCCGCCTGACGCCCCCGCCGACCCCGAGGCCACCCGGTGGGCCCGCGTCGCCGAGGCGTTCGACGTCGTCGCGGACCTTCCCCGGGAGGAACGGCCGGCCGCGCTCGACCGGCTCTGCCGCTCCTCCGACGGCCAGCCCGACACGGCGCTTCGCGCCGAGGTGGAGAGCCTTCTCGCCGCCGACGCCGAGGCCACGACCGGGACCGACGGCCTCGACCTCGGCGCACACGACGCGGCGGTCCTCCTGGACGACGGCCCGATCGTCGGCGAGCGCGTCGGGCCGTGGCGCGTGGTCCGCGAGATCGGCCGGGGCGGGATGGGCCGCGTCGACCTGGTGGAGCGGGCCGACGGGGCGTACGAGCAGCGGGCGGCGCTGAAGCGGCTCGGGCTCGTGGCGCCGAGCCGGGTCCGCCGGTTCCTCCGCGAGCGGCAGATCCTGGCCTCGCTCGACCACCCCGGGATCGCCCGGCTCCTCGACGGCGGCGTCGCCGACGACGGCGCGCCCTACCTCGTCATGGAGTACGCCGAGGGCGAGCCGATCACGGCCTACGCCGACCGCCGAGGGCTCGGGCTCCGTGCGCGGCTCCGCCTGTTCGTCCAGGTCTGCGACGCCGTCGCCTACGCGCACCGGCACCTCGTCGTCCACCGAGACCTCAAGCCGTCGAACGTCCTCGTGGGCGAGCGCAGCACGCCGACCGTCGAGGACACGCCGACCGGCACCGCCGACGGCGTCCCGCCGGGCGCCCGCGTGGCGCTCCTCGACTTCGGCGTGGCCCGCCTCCTCGACGCCGATGCCGACGACCCGCTGACCGTCGAGGGGCCCGTGGCGCCCCTCACGCCCGGCTACGCAGCGCCCGAACAGGTCGCCGGCGGCCCGATCACGACGGCGGCCGACGTGTGGGCGCTCGGCGTGCTCCTGTACGAGCTCCTCACGGGCCGGCGCCCCATCGAGGGCTCGACGCGCGAGGCCTGGGCCGAGGCCGTCCGCACGACCGACCCCCGCCCGCCCAGCGGGGTCGCCGATTCGACGACCGAGGCGAAGCGGCTCCGCGGCGACCTCGACGCGATCGTCCTCACGGCGCTCCGGCGCGAGCCCGAGGCCCGCTACGCGAGCGCCCACGACCTCGCGGCCGACCTCCGGCGGTACCTCGCGGGCGAGCCCGTGACCGCGCGGGCGCCCTCGGCGTGGTACCGGGCGCGGCGGTTCACGGGGCGCCACAAGACGGCCGTGGCGTCGGCGGTGCTCGTGGCCCTCGCCGTCGTCGCCGGCGGCGCGACGACGGCGTGGCAGGCCCGCGAGGCCCGCGCCGCCGCGGCCGAGAGCGCGGCCACCGCCGACTTCCTCGCCGGCATCTTCCAGGGCGCCGACCCGACGGCCTCGGGCGAATCGCTCCTCGCGCTCGACCTCCTCGAGCGCGGCGCGCGGCGGATCGACGCGGAGCTGGCTGGCCAATCGGCCGTCCGGGCCGGCCTCTACCTCGTCGTCGGCGACGCCTACCTCGGCCTCGGGCGGCCCGACTCGGCCGTGGCCTTCGCCCAGCGCGCCCTCGCGCTCCGGCAATCGGACGGCGCCGCGCCCGACGCCGTTGAGGCCGTCCGCGCCCGCCTCCTCTTCGCCCGTGGCCTCTACCCCATCGACCCGACCGGAGCCGGCGACGTCTTCGAGTCGGCCGTGGCCGACGCGCGCGCGACCGGTGACGACGCGCTCGTCCTCGACGCGCTCGAGACGCAGGCCACCCTCGCCGGCAACCAGGTGATGACCCCGCAGGAGACGGTCGCGACGCTCGAGGAGGCCGTCGCGCTGTGCCGGCGGCTGGAGGGCGAGGAGAGTCCCCGCCTCGGGCGCCTGCTGGCCCTCCTCGCCATGCAGGTGGCCTCGGCACACCAGCACGGGCGGAGCGAGCCGCTCCTCCGCCAGGCGCTCGCGGTGCTCCCCGCCGAGACCGAGCCGTACGAGCGGTCGGTCGTCCTGCTCGACCTCGCCAGCCTGCTCAACGCGATGGGCCGGCAGGACGAGGGCGCCGCGGCAGTCGACGAGGCGCTCGCCCTCCGCCGGCGCGTCCTCGGCGACGACGACGTCCGCACGGCGGAGGCCCTCGGGGTCCGCGCGGAGGTCGCCGGCGACGGCCCCGAGGCGGCCGAACGCGACGCGCGGGCGGGACTCGCCATCACAGAGCGGGCCGGCAACCAGACCATCGCGATCGAGATTCTCGCCTCGCTCGGGTCGGCCCTCATGGCCCAGGAGCGGTACGACGAGGCCGCCGAGGTCTACCGGCGCCGGTTCGAGCGGGTCGGCGCGGTCCTCGGGACCGACGGCACACGCTACGCCGCCGCCTCGGGCAACGTGGGACGCGCGCTCCACGCCGCCGGCCGCTACGACGAGGCCGCCGCGGCGTGGGACGAGTCGATCCGCCTCACCACGGCGACCTACGGCGCCGAATCGGCCGTCGTGGCGTCGACGTACCTGGCGGCCGGCCACACGGCGGCGGAGGCCGGCGACGCGGCCGAGGCCGGGCGCCTCTATCGGGAGGCGTTCGACCGGAGCCGCGCCTTCGACGCCTCCAGCCGAACGCGGGCCCACGCGGCGATGCTCCACGGTCGAGCGCTCCTCGACCTTGGCCGGGCGGAGGACGCCATCGGCCCGCTCCGCTCGGCCGTCGAGGCCCGGGACGTCCTCTCGCGTCCGGCCCACCGCGTCCGCTCCGAGTCCGACGACGACCGGGCGGTGGCACTGCTGGGCGAGGCGCTCCTCGCGACGGGCTCGCCCGAGGCCGCCGTGCCGCTGCTCGAGGAGGCCCTCCCGGCGCTCGTGGCCGACCTCGGGCCGGACGACGACGCGACCCGCCGGGCACGACGGGCGCTCGACCGGGCCCGCTAG
- a CDS encoding L-serine ammonia-lyase, which translates to MTETPAPEALSVFDMLKIGVGPSSSHTLGPWRAVQRWLAELAEAGVLDRVERVQIHLYGSLALTGRGHCTDQAVWLALLGHDPVTIEVERIGETVAALRADRQLRLGGRAVPFDPEADTVFHPAERLPGHANGMTCVAVVDGAERASTYYSVGGGFVVAEGEARAQAAGIRLPRPAQVPAEMLEHCREADCRIADSVWENERAWRTDDEIRERLRALWAVMREGVFRGCHTEGVLPGGLGVERRAAGINRRLLPDDDAQTSAEWIAAIRGRPFSFKQTLQWVSAFALAVNEENANLGRVVTAPTNGAAGVIPAVLFYLVCFSDEEVTEEQVLDFLLVAGEVGTFFKKGATISAAMGGCQAEVGVSSAMAAAALCEAEGGTPAQAFQAAEIAMEHHLGMTCDPVAGLVQIPCIERNTMGAVKAINAAELALAGAPDRAKVSLDAVIRTLRETAEGMSDRFKETSQGGLATNVSVRFTEC; encoded by the coding sequence ATGACCGAGACCCCCGCTCCGGAGGCGCTGAGCGTCTTCGACATGCTCAAGATCGGCGTCGGGCCGTCGTCGTCGCACACGCTGGGCCCGTGGCGGGCCGTCCAGCGGTGGCTCGCCGAGCTCGCCGAGGCGGGCGTCCTCGACCGCGTCGAGCGCGTCCAGATCCACCTCTACGGCTCGCTCGCGCTCACGGGCCGCGGCCACTGCACCGACCAGGCCGTCTGGCTCGCGCTCCTCGGCCACGACCCCGTGACCATCGAGGTCGAGCGGATCGGGGAGACCGTCGCAGCGCTTCGGGCCGACCGGCAGCTCCGCCTCGGGGGGCGCGCGGTCCCGTTCGACCCCGAGGCCGACACGGTCTTCCACCCGGCAGAGCGCCTGCCGGGCCACGCCAACGGGATGACGTGCGTGGCCGTGGTCGACGGCGCCGAGCGGGCGTCGACCTACTACTCGGTCGGCGGCGGGTTCGTGGTGGCGGAGGGCGAGGCGCGGGCGCAGGCCGCCGGCATCCGGCTGCCGCGCCCGGCGCAGGTCCCGGCCGAGATGCTCGAGCACTGCCGCGAGGCCGACTGCCGCATCGCCGACAGCGTGTGGGAGAACGAGCGCGCGTGGCGGACCGACGACGAGATCCGCGAGCGGCTCCGCGCCCTCTGGGCCGTCATGCGCGAGGGCGTCTTCCGCGGGTGCCACACCGAGGGCGTCCTCCCCGGCGGCCTCGGCGTCGAGCGCCGCGCGGCCGGCATCAACCGCCGGCTCCTCCCCGACGACGACGCGCAGACGTCCGCCGAGTGGATCGCCGCCATCCGCGGCCGGCCGTTCTCCTTCAAGCAGACCCTCCAGTGGGTCAGCGCGTTCGCGCTCGCCGTCAACGAGGAGAACGCGAACCTCGGCCGCGTCGTCACCGCGCCGACGAACGGGGCGGCGGGCGTCATCCCGGCCGTCCTGTTCTACCTCGTCTGCTTCTCCGACGAGGAGGTCACGGAGGAGCAGGTCCTCGACTTCCTCCTCGTGGCCGGCGAGGTCGGGACGTTCTTCAAGAAGGGGGCCACGATCTCGGCCGCGATGGGCGGGTGCCAGGCGGAGGTCGGCGTGTCGAGCGCGATGGCCGCGGCGGCGCTGTGCGAGGCCGAGGGCGGGACGCCCGCGCAGGCGTTCCAGGCCGCCGAGATCGCCATGGAGCACCACCTCGGGATGACGTGCGACCCCGTCGCGGGGCTCGTCCAGATCCCCTGCATCGAGCGGAACACGATGGGCGCCGTCAAGGCCATCAACGCGGCCGAGCTGGCGCTGGCCGGCGCGCCAGACCGCGCGAAGGTCTCGCTCGACGCCGTCATCCGGACGCTCCGCGAGACGGCCGAGGGCATGTCCGACCGGTTCAAGGAGACGTCGCAGGGCGGGCTCGCCACGAACGTCTCCGTCCGGTTCACCGAGTGCTGA
- a CDS encoding VOC family protein — translation MAAYKPDGYSSVSVYLLVDEPQPVIDFLTDALDAELLRRFDLPDGRLEHAEVRIDDTVVMIAEAGAGFPAFPVWLHVYVPDVDETFRRAIGAGGTAVQPPMQKGDGDRRCGVRGPAGNTWWVSTQVGEPN, via the coding sequence ATGGCCGCCTACAAGCCCGACGGCTACTCCAGCGTCTCGGTCTATCTCCTCGTCGACGAGCCCCAGCCCGTGATCGACTTTCTGACAGACGCGCTCGACGCCGAGCTGCTGCGCCGGTTCGACCTGCCCGACGGCCGGCTGGAGCACGCCGAGGTCCGGATCGACGACACGGTCGTGATGATCGCCGAGGCCGGCGCGGGCTTCCCGGCGTTCCCGGTGTGGCTCCACGTCTACGTCCCGGACGTGGACGAGACCTTCCGTCGCGCCATCGGGGCGGGCGGGACGGCGGTCCAGCCGCCGATGCAGAAGGGCGACGGCGACCGGCGGTGCGGCGTGCGCGGGCCGGCGGGCAACACGTGGTGGGTCTCGACGCAGGTGGGCGAGCCCAACTGA